The Sphaerochaeta sp. sequence CAACGTCTCCAGCACATCGGTATCCTCGATCGCCGAGGTTTTCATCCGCCGGCTTCATCTCAAGGACGATCGTCGAACCCTTGGAACGCCGGTACAGTTGGTACAAACCGTCTTCGTCAAGATTGGAAAACATCGAGGTCACTCCCATGCCGGACACTTCATCCACCAGCAGGGTGCGGTGGTTTCCATCCGGTTGACGGAAGCCAGGCTTCCCACCAGTACATTCTCAATCTTCCGGCACAGTGGCATTTCATCGGCCATCACCAGGTACTGGACCGGGTGCATGCAAGGTTGCCGCGCCCTGCCACGGGAGAAGAAGCACTTCTCTTCCCGGATGAGAACCGGTACATCCACCAACGCTTTGGCGTCCCGCATCTTCGGGCTGATCCGCTCCTTCAGCGACGTGATGGCGAAAGGAGCTAGTCCGAAAGGTTTGAGAAGGTCTTCGGCACTGTCCAGAAATCCCGCTTTCTCTGATTTCTGCACCCAGAAGCTGTACGTGCTTACGGTGATCTCACTCATCAGAATGCATTCCGCTTCAACCTCCACTTCATGGTGATGCTCGATAACTCCTGTTTCAGCCAGGCTGGCGTTCCTCTGCCCCGCTGGACTGCGACCCGCGTCACCTGCACTTTCCCCAGTTCGGTGACAGCGCTCACCGGACGAACCGATTTCGGAGTTTCCGCCCATATGATGGACAACACGGAAAGAAAGTCTTTCTGCTCCTCCCGTTTTTTCGCCAGTCCCCGCTCTGACACCATCTTCTGTTTGCGCGTTATCCGAAAATAACGCATACGCACCTTCTGAACACATAGCGACATGATGGCCAGCAAAAATTTTGGGTCACTAAAAAACAAAAAAACCTCAAAAAACTTTTGTAGGGGGAAAAGAGAGGAGAAATGTTGGATTCCCGCACCTTACTCCGGGATATACAAGCGATGTTCAATCTCTGTGAATCGAGAGCTCGAGACATTCCGCTGGCCGATTGAGTCAAAAAAGAGATTATAATTAATCTATTTATAATTATATAGCTCTTTATGTAATATTCTGGAAATTTGTCAATAGGCAAAAGTACAAAACTTCACCTCTCTTTTTCTAATGCCAATAATTCAGTCTTCCTTTCGGTAGGGAACCCCCAGTTTCGCCGGAACGTTGAATGTATGGCGGAAAATGGTCAGCGCAATGGTAAGGATGTAAGGAAGCGCAATGATCAACTCACGAGGAAACAGGGTGTTCTCCCCCACTGCCTGGATGTAGATGGAGATGGAATCGGCCACACCGAACGTCAACGTACCCAGCAACGCCCCGATGGGGCTCCAGTTTCCCAAGAAGCAGATGGCAAAGGCGATCCACCCGCGTCCCCCGATGATGCTGGTGGTGAACATCCCCAAGTATCCTACCGTATAGAACGAACCGGCAAGCCCACCGACAGCCCCGGCGGCGAGAACGGTCAGAAACCGCACCCGGTTGACATTGATACCTGCGACATCCACCGCCTCGGGGTTTTCTCCGCAGGAACGGATGGTAAGCCCCAGGGACGTACGGTACAACACAAACCAGGCAACCGGCACCAACAGGTACGCCACATAGGTCAATGCCGTCTGGTTGAACAGGATCGGACCCACAACGGGAATATCGGACAACAAGGGGATGCGTAGTTTGGAAAGCGCCTTGATCTGCAGCGGTGTCGTCGGTACTCCGAACAGCACCCGTTGGAAAAACGAACAGAAGCCAACCGCCAAGATGTTCATCGCCGTCCCGGTGACCACCTGCTGTTGCTTAAGCGTCACTGTGACAAACGCATAGAGCGCCGCCATTGCAGCGCCGCAACAAAGAGCAAGGGCGATCCCTGCAAACGTCGTTCCCCAGATATAGGTTCCGACAAATCCACCCCAAGCGCCGAGCAGGAAAATCCCTTCAATGGCACAGACCATCACCCCGGTCCGTTCGGCGAACACCTCGGCAAGGGAACCCAACAGCAACGGCGTACTTACCATAATGGCACGGGCAAGCAGGTTCACCATCTCACACCACCTCCCTGCGTATCCGTCGTTTTTGGGACCAAAGCTGGAATTGGTACCGCAATGCGGCAAAGATGATCACACAGGTCATCACGACACCTTCGATCAACTCGATGATGGACGCCGGAATGGTGACGCCTGGCAGGCGTCCCATCGTGGTGCCCATTACGTTGAGGAATCCGAACAACAGAGAGGCGAAAATGCAACCGATCGGGTTTCCATTGGCTAGGACGGCGATGCCGATGCCGTACGATCCGATGGAAGCGTTGAAATTTCGGAGCAACATGTGCTGCACCCCGTTGATCTCCGTTAAACCCGACATACCAGCCAATCCGCCGGCAATCAGGAACGAGATGACGTACATCCGTCCAGATGGGATGCCTCCCAATTCCGCTGCGTCGCAGTTGAACCCAACGGCACGAATACGGAATCCAAGGGAAGTCTTGTACAGCAACACGGAGATAGCGATTGCCGTCAGCACGGCGATGACGATCCCCCACGTAACTCGGGTCCCGGGGATCAAAGTGGGAAGATACGCCTGAGGAAGAATGGCGTCACTCTGCATGTATTCCGCCTTGGTTTCCTGCAGGCTGGTGCGAAGGAGGTAATCCATCAACGCTGCGACGACGTAGGTGGACATCATGCTGACAAGGAACTCGTTGGCATTGAATTTCGCTTTGACCAAACCGATCAACGCACCGACGGCGCCACCGGCGGCAAACGATGCGACGGCCACCAGTACCAGGAGCAATGGCTGGGGAATCTTTCCACCAAGGGAGAGAGACAACGCCACCGCGACGATCGCTCCCATGGAAAACTGTCCCTGCGCACCAATGTTGAACAAATTCGCCTGGAACGTGAACGCAAACGCCAACGACGTGAACACCAGAGGCGTCGCCTTGACCAGAATCTCCCCCAGGTTGTAGCCATCCCCTACGATTTTGGCGAACGCCTTTCCAATGACGCCAAGAGGGTTGAGGCCCAGGAACAACAGAAGGCTGGCGCTGATGACAAGTCCAATGACCACTGCGGCCAGATTGAACAGGATGCCTTCCAGTTTCTCACCCATGGTTCTTCTCCTTGGCGCCGGCCATCATCAGTCCAATCTCTTCAATGCTCCGCGCTCCATTTGGGAAGATATCAACCATCTCCCCTTGATACATGACGGCGATTTGATCAGCCATCTCAAACAGTTCGGAGAGTTCGGTGGAGATCAACAAGACCGCTTTCCCCTCCTGCTTCGCCTGGAAAATCACCTGATGGATATGTTCCACAGCTCCCATATCCAACCCGCGGGAAGGCTGGTTGCAGATCAAAAGGTGTGTCCCCACCGCCACCTCGCGGGCAAGCACCACTTTTTGCTGGTTGCCGCCGGAAAGGCTCTTCGCGGTATCATCCGGCCCTGTGGCCTTGACGTGATACTGGGTAATCATCCGTTGGGTATCTGCGTTTACCACATTATTCCGGACGAATCCATGGGAAATCCATTTGTCCGAACGCCATCCCTTGAGCAGCAGGTTTTCCGCCAACGACATTTCCATCACCAT is a genomic window containing:
- a CDS encoding ABC transporter permease, encoding MVNLLARAIMVSTPLLLGSLAEVFAERTGVMVCAIEGIFLLGAWGGFVGTYIWGTTFAGIALALCCGAAMAALYAFVTVTLKQQQVVTGTAMNILAVGFCSFFQRVLFGVPTTPLQIKALSKLRIPLLSDIPVVGPILFNQTALTYVAYLLVPVAWFVLYRTSLGLTIRSCGENPEAVDVAGINVNRVRFLTVLAAGAVGGLAGSFYTVGYLGMFTTSIIGGRGWIAFAICFLGNWSPIGALLGTLTFGVADSISIYIQAVGENTLFPRELIIALPYILTIALTIFRHTFNVPAKLGVPYRKED
- a CDS encoding ABC transporter permease — its product is MGEKLEGILFNLAAVVIGLVISASLLLFLGLNPLGVIGKAFAKIVGDGYNLGEILVKATPLVFTSLAFAFTFQANLFNIGAQGQFSMGAIVAVALSLSLGGKIPQPLLLVLVAVASFAAGGAVGALIGLVKAKFNANEFLVSMMSTYVVAALMDYLLRTSLQETKAEYMQSDAILPQAYLPTLIPGTRVTWGIVIAVLTAIAISVLLYKTSLGFRIRAVGFNCDAAELGGIPSGRMYVISFLIAGGLAGMSGLTEINGVQHMLLRNFNASIGSYGIGIAVLANGNPIGCIFASLLFGFLNVMGTTMGRLPGVTIPASIIELIEGVVMTCVIIFAALRYQFQLWSQKRRIRREVV